TTGTTAGAAATCAGCTTCTCTAATGTAGAGATGCCATTGGTTgccatcttggggtttgggaaacaggatgaacaattttctccattttatgacGCTTAATTGACCAAAACAATCGAcgaaatagtttttttatgcTATTTGTTTGAGTTTAACACTCTTAATTACTATTTGGTTAATCAAGATGTAAcaattatattttgttatctcattgttgttgtttttttatctgtacaGCTCTCTCCATAACTGCAGAAAATTTCAACCATTTTCCTCCAAAATGTTGTGATGTAGAACAGTTAGTGCAAGTGCTTCCAACCTGTACAATGTTCagtatttgtactgtaaatatgtctGAATCTCTCTTACAGCAGAAGCTTCCTGTAAACTCAGACCAGAGCCAACATGGCCGGAGTTGTGGCCAAGCGCGAGGGACCGCAGTTCATAAGCGAAGTGTCCGTGAGGGGGAACGCCGCCGTGCTGGACTACTGCCGCACCTCTGTCTCCGCTCTGTCCGGAGCAACGGCCGGCATCCTGGGGCTGACGGGACTGTACggcttcattttttatttcctctcagcgtttctcctctctctgctgctcattcTGAAGGCCGGACGGCGGTGGAACAAATGCTTTAAGTCCCGGCGCCTGCTCTTCACCGGAGGCCTTGTCGGAGGTCTTTTTACTTACGTCCTGTTCTGGACTTTCCTTTACGGAATGGTGCATGTGTACTAAAATGATCCATCACTAACGACCCTGAAATATTACTGTCTAATCCCACGCAAACCAATAAGAATTGTCTGCCCTGCTGTTTGTAGATAAGCCATTAGTGAAAGACTCGAGATTTTTCCATGATGTACTTTTGATTATACTGTGTCAATAACTATTATCATATGCAAAATAAACTGTCCccattttcctcctgctccacaCTAACCTGTGACTGAACTTATTTAACCTGTTAACCTGACCTTATTATAATGTAGGTGATGGTGTAGCATAGATCAAACCATTTAACATTATCATGTACAATACTATG
The sequence above is a segment of the Scophthalmus maximus strain ysfricsl-2021 chromosome 2, ASM2237912v1, whole genome shotgun sequence genome. Coding sequences within it:
- the emc6 gene encoding ER membrane protein complex subunit 6; its protein translation is MAGVVAKREGPQFISEVSVRGNAAVLDYCRTSVSALSGATAGILGLTGLYGFIFYFLSAFLLSLLLILKAGRRWNKCFKSRRLLFTGGLVGGLFTYVLFWTFLYGMVHVY